In Streptomyces sp. NBC_01717, one DNA window encodes the following:
- a CDS encoding putative baseplate assembly protein — protein sequence MSGSCGCGCGGHDERHAPKALYNAPGRAALDYRVGEYGSFLAAMLDRLASPAYPALRGLTVRTPDDPSIGLLDAWAVVGDLLTFHSERIADEGYLRTADEHRSLALLGRLVGHRPRPGIAADTHLAYTLDRDPRAEDVPVLIPRGARANSVPSTSDEESQAFETSEDLIARWAWNELAVRRRRPALLTPDDLRKRPEIFVSGTDISLQTGDRLLFVFSGDKDIPGQRLMLPVARIRIDRDDAVTAIGLPQSAPPSLSELVSELREWITEDEREVEEGEPTPDNPNPRPVSRIIEDFDAQVLAPLRADLAGIKTPAQFAARLVEPHDRLAEAQAIAAPYEEVATWFEQLEAVIGELIEHAADLEPSRSDAPAAASNSAAMRALGAVLPALRTRVVRPPAGARTLSLDPGRYFAPGSDLGAQLLSALDPRVVDGLYPAWRQAAPAVPALLRELQAMRVTAAPFGATAPLKPVQDERGRVIRQTDWPVSGGELTTMRIVYDTAGRVPVRAEFQHIETGSSWQRSENLPADTSFGLGPGKVSLQTRVGQDHDLSWLTRRPADSQEPGVTAEFSQGLPERTLFVSRPAEDGRVHVAVQNGTPLNWLLAPGEHKQVTHGGVEVTARYTVGSEPANVEIGIVTVPEQANRHVLPLDSVQDGITVGSWVAIERPRKGSGEPDGIPGDKKLAFVTTRVTAVRTAAYTNYGITGRGTELTLADPWLDEHDVLLSAIRDATVHAGGEALRPADEPLGEDVHGNQLELAELYDGLRPGRHLVVSGERTDIPDTAGIRGTELVVIASVEQRFDPQLPGDHVHTRLTLTTDLAYRYRRDTVRVQGNVVPATHGESRDEPIGSGDAGRTNQTLTLWQSPLTWLPADNPLGATPTLEVRVDGLLWHEVDSLAGRGPRERVYVSGRAGDGRTTVTFGDGMHGARLPTGHENVRAQYRFGTGRAANVGADRITQAITRPLGVTAVTNPQPATGGAETDGPGLTRRTIPLAVSALDRLVSLTDYEDFARSRAGIGRAAAREIVDGRRRILHMTVAGVDDIAIADDSEVLRALRSSLVEYGDSRLPVRVDVRELVLLLLAAKVKVAPGHTWSVVEPRLRQALLTQFGSGRSELGRPARLSEVLATAHAVPGVDYVDVDVFTGVPASVTPDELAGLADSLARPRTAVGARLAAYDEDVHRVTADDGETLTQVAARYGISLAELLRLNPDITDVRRLEKGRAVFVFRGIRPAQLALLFPHVADTLILTEVTS from the coding sequence ATGAGCGGCTCCTGCGGTTGCGGGTGCGGCGGGCACGACGAACGCCACGCGCCCAAGGCCCTGTACAACGCGCCGGGTCGCGCCGCCCTCGACTACCGGGTCGGCGAGTACGGCTCGTTCCTGGCGGCAATGCTCGACCGGCTCGCCTCACCCGCCTATCCGGCGCTGCGCGGGCTGACGGTCCGCACCCCGGACGATCCGTCGATCGGACTGCTCGACGCGTGGGCGGTCGTGGGCGATCTGCTCACCTTCCACTCCGAGCGCATCGCCGACGAGGGATATCTGCGCACGGCCGACGAGCACCGCTCGCTGGCTCTGCTGGGGCGTCTCGTGGGGCACCGGCCGCGGCCGGGCATCGCCGCCGACACCCATCTCGCGTACACGCTGGACAGGGATCCGCGGGCCGAGGACGTTCCGGTGCTGATCCCGCGCGGCGCGCGCGCCAACAGCGTGCCCAGCACCTCCGACGAGGAGTCGCAGGCCTTCGAGACCAGCGAGGACCTCATCGCGCGCTGGGCGTGGAACGAGCTGGCGGTGCGCCGGCGGCGGCCGGCGCTGCTCACGCCGGACGATCTGCGCAAGCGCCCGGAGATCTTCGTCTCCGGGACCGACATCTCCCTGCAGACCGGGGACAGGCTGCTCTTCGTCTTCAGCGGGGACAAGGACATCCCCGGGCAGCGGCTGATGCTTCCGGTGGCGCGTATCCGCATCGACCGGGACGACGCGGTCACGGCGATCGGGCTGCCGCAGTCCGCCCCGCCCTCGCTTTCCGAGCTGGTGTCCGAGCTGCGCGAGTGGATCACCGAGGACGAGCGGGAAGTCGAGGAGGGTGAGCCCACCCCCGACAACCCCAACCCGCGCCCTGTCAGCCGGATCATCGAGGACTTCGACGCTCAGGTGCTCGCGCCGCTGCGTGCGGATCTTGCCGGTATCAAGACGCCCGCGCAGTTCGCGGCGCGGCTCGTCGAGCCGCACGACCGGCTCGCGGAGGCGCAGGCGATAGCCGCGCCGTACGAGGAAGTGGCCACCTGGTTCGAACAGTTGGAGGCCGTGATCGGTGAACTGATCGAGCACGCGGCCGATCTGGAGCCTTCCCGCTCGGATGCGCCCGCGGCCGCTTCCAACTCGGCGGCCATGCGGGCTCTGGGGGCCGTACTTCCCGCGCTGCGCACCCGTGTGGTGCGGCCGCCGGCGGGGGCGCGCACGCTCTCCCTCGATCCTGGCCGGTACTTCGCGCCGGGTTCCGATCTCGGTGCGCAGCTGCTGTCGGCGCTCGATCCGCGGGTCGTCGACGGCCTGTACCCGGCGTGGCGGCAGGCGGCGCCTGCCGTGCCCGCGCTGCTGCGGGAGCTTCAGGCGATGCGGGTGACCGCTGCGCCGTTCGGGGCGACGGCGCCGCTCAAGCCCGTGCAGGACGAGCGCGGGCGGGTGATCCGGCAGACGGACTGGCCCGTGAGCGGCGGGGAACTCACCACGATGCGGATCGTGTACGACACGGCCGGACGGGTTCCGGTGCGCGCCGAGTTCCAGCACATCGAGACGGGGTCGTCCTGGCAGCGTTCGGAGAATCTGCCCGCGGACACGAGCTTCGGTCTGGGGCCGGGCAAGGTCTCGCTGCAGACCCGGGTGGGCCAGGACCACGATCTGAGCTGGCTGACCAGGCGCCCCGCGGACTCCCAGGAGCCCGGTGTGACAGCCGAGTTCTCCCAAGGGCTGCCGGAACGGACGCTGTTCGTGTCGAGGCCGGCCGAGGACGGGCGGGTACATGTGGCCGTGCAGAACGGCACGCCGCTCAACTGGCTGCTGGCTCCCGGTGAGCACAAGCAGGTCACCCACGGCGGTGTCGAGGTGACGGCGCGGTACACGGTCGGCAGCGAGCCCGCGAATGTCGAGATCGGCATCGTGACCGTGCCGGAGCAGGCGAACCGTCATGTGCTTCCGCTCGACTCCGTACAGGACGGGATCACCGTCGGCAGCTGGGTCGCGATCGAGCGTCCCCGCAAGGGCTCCGGGGAACCCGACGGCATCCCGGGTGACAAGAAGCTCGCGTTCGTGACCACCCGTGTCACCGCCGTGCGCACGGCCGCGTACACCAACTACGGGATCACCGGCCGCGGCACCGAGCTGACACTCGCCGATCCGTGGCTGGACGAGCACGACGTGCTGCTCTCGGCGATCCGGGACGCGACCGTCCACGCGGGCGGCGAGGCGCTGCGCCCCGCCGACGAGCCGCTGGGCGAGGACGTTCACGGAAATCAACTCGAACTGGCCGAACTGTACGACGGGTTGCGCCCCGGGCGTCATCTGGTGGTGTCGGGCGAGCGCACCGACATCCCCGACACGGCCGGGATCCGCGGCACCGAACTGGTGGTGATCGCCTCGGTGGAGCAGCGGTTCGACCCGCAGCTGCCCGGGGACCATGTCCACACCAGGCTGACACTCACCACGGACCTGGCCTACCGCTACCGGCGCGACACGGTGCGCGTTCAGGGCAATGTCGTGCCCGCGACGCACGGCGAGAGCCGTGACGAGCCGATCGGCAGCGGCGACGCCGGCCGGACCAACCAGACGCTCACGCTCTGGCAGTCACCGCTGACCTGGCTTCCGGCCGACAATCCGCTGGGGGCCACCCCTACGCTGGAGGTGCGCGTGGACGGGCTGTTGTGGCACGAAGTGGACAGCCTGGCCGGACGCGGGCCGCGCGAGCGGGTCTATGTCTCGGGCAGGGCCGGGGACGGGCGCACGACCGTGACGTTCGGCGACGGGATGCACGGCGCGCGGCTGCCCACGGGTCACGAGAACGTCCGGGCCCAGTACCGCTTCGGCACCGGCCGGGCCGCCAACGTCGGGGCGGACCGCATCACCCAGGCCATCACCCGGCCGCTGGGGGTCACCGCCGTCACCAATCCACAGCCCGCCACGGGCGGCGCCGAGACCGACGGCCCGGGCCTGACCCGCCGAACGATTCCGCTCGCGGTCTCCGCGCTGGACCGCCTCGTCTCCCTCACGGATTACGAGGACTTCGCCCGCTCACGGGCCGGCATCGGCCGGGCGGCGGCGCGCGAGATCGTCGACGGGCGGCGGCGCATCCTGCACATGACGGTCGCCGGGGTCGACGACATCGCGATCGCGGACGACTCCGAGGTGCTGCGGGCTCTGCGCTCCTCGCTCGTCGAGTACGGCGACTCGCGCCTTCCGGTCCGGGTGGACGTACGCGAACTGGTGCTGCTGCTCCTCGCGGCGAAGGTGAAGGTCGCCCCCGGCCACACCTGGAGTGTCGTCGAACCACGGCTGCGTCAGGCGCTGCTGACCCAATTCGGAAGCGGCCGAAGTGAGTTGGGTCGGCCCGCGCGACTGTCCGAGGTGCTGGCGACGGCCCACGCGGTGCCCGGCGTCGACTACGTCGACGTGGATGTCTTCACCGGTGTGCCCGCGTCCGTGACACCCGATGAGCTGGCCGGACTCGCGGATTCGCTCGCCCGGCCGCGCACCGCCGTCGGGGCCCGGCTCGCCGCATACGACGAGGACGTGCACCGCGTCACCGCCGACGACGGCGAGACGCTCACCCAGGTCGCCGCCAGGTACGGCATCTCGCTCGCCGAACTGCTGCGGCTGAACCCGGACATCACCGATGTGCGGCGGCTGGAGAAGGGCCGGGCCGTGTTCGTCTTCCGCGGCATCCGGCCGGCCCAGCTCGCCCTGCTCTTCCCGCATGTCGCGGACACGCTGATTCTGACGGAGGTCACTTCATGA
- a CDS encoding putative baseplate assembly protein gives MSGTSNELVCRTDGRRVKVRAAQLGGVDAVEVGDDGLTLTVTFLGKAPHGLCPENIRIDGGRRITGIEAVEVSVEREEDPELDDRLYVTLDRTGDTSRYTLSVVDTDPYGRPGTAPFPGFDQRYFSAGFDFRPDCPTPFDCKDEQPDCPPAFPAAPVIDYTARDYDTIRRLILDRLALTTPDWVERNPADLGTTLVELLAHTADRISYQQDAVATEAYLDTARRRVSVRRHVRLIDYPMHDGVNARAFVAVETVRELTLGPGTYRFAAVDVRSLGPRDRPAIGTVIDDRDLAVLDERGSVEVFEPVVADEPLALRPEHNTIRFWTWGDEVCSLPKGVTSATLRDAWADEECQVRSLELAPGDLLLIEEVLGARSGTPGDADPAHRQAVRLTSVTPGVDRLVDQPVLEVTWAQEDALAFPVRLSTRGGTDCEPVEDVSVARGNVVLVDHGRSLTFCGGTSETATVPPAPAVLGSCDPSGFGCWDRKEGNATADLINASLEQTRCGRLLTADQIRELFTVVGEDRTARAGLGLELAGRRREKVVPGTAYEQAEALETLLAQVVYPGIPARFRPVLQRFPVVQSVPFPDPRHVSAGQSTRLAVIPGRVRQRLVELWRSARDCDGLTEPEIAELTVLFGLRVLERFELRRHPVRALRELLHRSERLLAAKLRRLEVLTARARAGAVLDDSIAWEITHTWGAEYAAGIDPDDPVLRGPAAALVQDPRAALPAVTVADGEKWWTAKRDLLDSGARERHFVGELEDDGRIALRFGDGRHGARPQPGARLELHYRLGGGTAGNVGAEAINHLVLCRDPGDADAGDPMPVAGVRNPLPAVGGTEPEPVEQVRQLAPLDLKRTRLRAVTAEDYAALATKLPGVQRAAAEIRWTGSVQEAHVAVDALGEGEPSPELLDSVAYALESYRRIGHDLVVGPARSVPLDIVLAVCAAPGHQHGQILAELYRLLGNRRLTGGRLGFFHPDALTFGEPVRLSRLVAVAAAVQGVESVRVTRLRRLFHEDPLDDTALEAGVLRLGPLEIARCDNDPDRPEPGRLSIELGGGTR, from the coding sequence ATGAGCGGTACGAGCAACGAGTTGGTCTGCCGTACGGACGGCAGGCGCGTCAAGGTACGGGCTGCGCAGCTCGGGGGCGTGGACGCCGTCGAGGTCGGTGACGACGGGCTGACCCTCACCGTCACCTTCCTCGGCAAGGCGCCCCACGGGCTGTGCCCGGAGAACATACGCATCGACGGCGGCCGGCGGATCACCGGCATCGAGGCCGTCGAGGTGTCCGTCGAGCGCGAGGAGGACCCGGAGCTCGACGACCGGCTGTACGTCACGCTGGACCGCACCGGCGACACATCCCGGTACACGCTCTCCGTGGTGGACACCGATCCGTACGGGCGGCCCGGCACCGCGCCCTTTCCCGGCTTCGACCAGCGGTACTTCTCCGCCGGGTTCGACTTCCGGCCCGACTGCCCGACCCCCTTCGACTGCAAGGACGAGCAGCCCGACTGCCCGCCTGCCTTCCCCGCCGCGCCGGTCATCGACTACACCGCGCGCGACTACGACACGATCCGCCGCCTGATCCTGGACCGGCTGGCGCTGACCACGCCGGACTGGGTGGAGCGCAACCCTGCCGACCTCGGCACGACGCTGGTCGAGCTGCTCGCCCACACCGCCGACCGGATCAGCTATCAGCAGGACGCGGTGGCCACGGAGGCGTATCTCGACACCGCCCGCCGCCGCGTCTCCGTACGCCGCCATGTGCGGCTCATCGACTACCCGATGCACGACGGCGTCAACGCACGTGCCTTCGTCGCGGTCGAGACCGTACGGGAGCTGACGCTGGGGCCCGGCACATACCGCTTCGCGGCCGTCGACGTCCGCAGCCTGGGGCCGCGCGACAGGCCCGCGATCGGCACCGTCATCGACGACCGGGACCTGGCCGTACTGGACGAGCGAGGATCGGTCGAGGTGTTCGAGCCGGTCGTGGCCGACGAACCGCTGGCGCTGCGCCCCGAGCACAACACCATCCGCTTCTGGACCTGGGGCGACGAGGTGTGCTCGCTGCCCAAGGGCGTCACGTCCGCGACACTGCGGGATGCGTGGGCGGACGAGGAGTGCCAGGTCAGGTCGCTGGAGCTGGCTCCTGGCGATCTGCTGCTGATCGAGGAGGTGCTGGGGGCACGCTCCGGCACGCCGGGCGACGCCGACCCCGCCCACCGTCAGGCCGTGCGCCTCACCTCGGTCACGCCGGGCGTGGACCGGCTGGTCGACCAGCCGGTACTGGAGGTCACCTGGGCGCAGGAGGACGCGCTGGCCTTCCCCGTCCGTCTGTCGACGCGGGGCGGCACGGACTGCGAGCCGGTCGAGGATGTGAGCGTGGCGCGCGGGAATGTGGTGCTCGTCGATCACGGGCGCTCACTGACGTTCTGCGGGGGGACGTCGGAGACGGCCACCGTGCCTCCCGCGCCCGCCGTCCTCGGGTCCTGCGATCCGTCCGGCTTCGGCTGCTGGGACCGCAAGGAGGGAAACGCCACAGCGGATCTCATCAACGCCTCACTGGAACAGACCCGTTGTGGTCGGCTTCTGACCGCTGACCAGATACGGGAGCTGTTCACCGTCGTCGGCGAGGACCGGACGGCACGCGCCGGTCTCGGCCTGGAACTCGCCGGTCGCCGACGGGAGAAGGTCGTCCCCGGTACCGCCTACGAGCAGGCCGAGGCGCTTGAGACCCTGCTGGCTCAGGTCGTCTACCCCGGTATCCCGGCACGCTTCCGGCCGGTGCTGCAGCGCTTCCCCGTCGTCCAGTCGGTGCCGTTCCCCGACCCGCGTCATGTCTCGGCGGGACAGTCCACCCGGCTGGCCGTCATCCCCGGACGCGTCCGGCAGCGGCTGGTGGAGCTGTGGCGCAGCGCCCGCGACTGCGACGGACTCACGGAGCCCGAAATCGCCGAACTGACGGTGCTCTTCGGGCTGCGCGTGCTGGAGCGTTTCGAGCTGCGCCGTCATCCGGTGCGCGCGTTGCGGGAGTTGCTGCACCGCAGCGAACGGCTGCTGGCCGCGAAGCTGCGTCGTCTGGAGGTGCTGACGGCCCGGGCGCGGGCCGGAGCGGTGCTGGACGATTCGATCGCCTGGGAGATCACCCACACCTGGGGCGCCGAGTACGCGGCGGGGATCGATCCGGACGATCCGGTGCTGCGGGGTCCCGCGGCCGCGCTCGTACAGGATCCGCGGGCCGCGCTTCCCGCCGTGACGGTCGCGGACGGCGAGAAGTGGTGGACCGCGAAGCGGGATCTGCTCGACTCGGGTGCGCGCGAGCGCCACTTCGTCGGTGAGCTGGAGGACGACGGCCGGATCGCGCTGCGGTTCGGGGACGGGCGCCACGGCGCCCGCCCGCAGCCGGGCGCCCGGCTGGAGCTGCACTACCGGCTCGGCGGCGGCACCGCCGGCAATGTCGGCGCCGAGGCCATCAACCATCTGGTGCTGTGCCGTGATCCCGGGGACGCGGACGCGGGTGATCCGATGCCCGTGGCGGGCGTACGCAATCCGCTGCCCGCCGTCGGCGGCACGGAGCCCGAACCGGTCGAGCAAGTGCGTCAGCTCGCCCCGCTCGACCTGAAGCGCACCCGGCTGCGGGCCGTCACCGCCGAGGACTACGCGGCTCTGGCAACAAAGCTCCCGGGGGTGCAGCGGGCAGCCGCGGAGATCCGCTGGACCGGCAGTGTGCAGGAGGCGCACGTCGCCGTCGACGCTCTGGGGGAGGGGGAACCGTCCCCCGAGCTGCTCGACTCGGTGGCGTACGCGCTGGAGAGCTACCGCAGGATCGGGCACGACCTGGTGGTGGGGCCCGCGCGGTCCGTGCCGCTGGACATCGTGCTGGCGGTGTGCGCGGCGCCCGGTCATCAGCACGGCCAGATCCTCGCCGAGCTGTACCGACTCCTCGGCAACCGCCGGCTGACCGGCGGACGTCTCGGCTTCTTCCATCCCGACGCGCTGACCTTCGGTGAACCGGTGCGGCTCAGCCGTCTGGTGGCGGTGGCCGCGGCGGTGCAAGGCGTGGAGAGCGTACGGGTGACCCGGCTACGCCGACTGTTCCACGAAGATCCACTCGATGACACGGCACTGGAGGCAGGCGTGCTGCGGCTCGGCCCGCTGGAGATCGCGCGTTGCGACAACGACCCCGACCGGCCCGAGCCGGGCCGGCTTTCGATCGAGCTCGGCGGAGGTACGCGATGA
- a CDS encoding phage baseplate assembly protein V yields MAAGPNNRFLGKFRGRVIDNRDPLKLGRITAQVPDVLGDEASTWALPCLPFTGRHAGQYVVPQIGSGVWMEFEQGDPSFPIWTGSWYGDASELPPRASAELPGSQPVVIQTPGEHKLVMSDVPGGTGILLEAKGGAYIQIDEKGVTIGTGKGASIVLTGDEVNINEGRLIVPKKR; encoded by the coding sequence ATGGCTGCAGGACCGAACAACCGGTTTCTCGGCAAGTTCCGGGGCCGGGTGATCGACAACAGGGATCCGCTCAAGCTGGGCCGGATCACGGCCCAGGTGCCGGACGTGCTCGGCGACGAGGCCTCCACGTGGGCGCTGCCCTGTCTGCCGTTCACCGGCCGGCACGCTGGGCAGTACGTCGTCCCGCAGATCGGCTCCGGAGTGTGGATGGAGTTCGAACAGGGCGATCCGAGCTTCCCGATCTGGACCGGGAGTTGGTACGGGGACGCCTCGGAGCTGCCTCCCCGGGCAAGCGCGGAACTGCCCGGATCGCAGCCGGTGGTGATCCAGACACCGGGCGAGCACAAGTTGGTGATGTCGGACGTGCCCGGTGGCACGGGGATTCTGCTGGAGGCCAAGGGCGGCGCCTACATCCAGATAGATGAGAAGGGCGTGACCATCGGCACCGGCAAGGGTGCGTCGATCGTGCTGACCGGCGACGAGGTCAATATCAACGAGGGCCGGCTGATCGTGCCGAAGAAGCGATGA
- a CDS encoding GPW/gp25 family protein, which produces MTRTRSDIAFPFRTDRRGRTAHAAHDEHVRDLIEQLLFTSPGERVMRPDFGCGLLDLVFTPNSPELASALELSVQASLQRWLGELIEVESLDVVSEENVVRVYLRYVVRSTASRRDDVFEGSGPA; this is translated from the coding sequence ATGACGCGGACGAGGAGCGACATCGCCTTCCCCTTCCGGACCGACCGGCGGGGACGCACCGCGCACGCGGCTCATGACGAGCACGTACGCGACCTGATCGAGCAGTTGCTGTTCACCAGTCCCGGCGAGCGTGTGATGCGCCCCGACTTCGGCTGCGGGCTGCTCGATCTGGTCTTCACGCCCAACAGCCCCGAACTGGCCTCCGCGCTGGAGCTGTCGGTGCAGGCATCCCTGCAGCGCTGGCTGGGGGAGCTGATCGAGGTGGAGTCCCTGGACGTGGTCAGCGAGGAGAACGTGGTCCGGGTGTATCTGCGCTACGTGGTGCGTTCCACCGCGAGCCGGCGCGACGACGTGTTCGAGGGGAGCGGCCCGGCATGA